Sequence from the Gemmatimonadaceae bacterium genome:
ACCACGGCACGCAGCGCCGCCGTGTCGATCTCCGACGTGAGCGAGAGCGGCCGAGCCGCCGGGATGTTCAGGATGCGGCGCAGCTCGATGTCGGCCAGCTCGCGCGCATTGCGCGACTGCAACAGCGCCGGCTCCAGGTTCGTGCGCTCCACACGCGCCCGCAGCGCGTCGTAGCGCGACGCCCGCCCCGCGGCCAGCAGCTTCTCCACCAACGCGATGCGCTCGTTGGCCAGGTCGAGATTGCGCTGCTGGATCGCCTCCAGTTCGCGCTGCAGCAGCCCGTTGAGGTACGCGCGCTGCACGTCGACCGAGAGTTGCGCCTGTGTCTCCGCCACCGTGAGGCGCGAGGCGCCGCGCACATCGCTCGCGGCGCGCGCACCAGCAAAGATGCGTCCCCCCTGAAAGAGCACCTGGGAGACGTTGATGTTGGAGTTGTAGTTGAAGTTCTGCCGGAAGAGCGAGTTCACCGCGTCGGCGCGCGCATTCCTCAGCACCTGCGAGTAGCTCGCCGCCAGCCGCGCCTGCGGAAGTCCGGCCGCACGCGCCGTGGTGACCTGTGCATCGGCCACTTCTACCTGTGCACCGGCAATGCGCGCTTCATCAGACTCGCGCAACGCACGCGTGACGGCGTCGACGATGCTCAACCGCACCGTGTCGCGTTCGGCCGCAGCGTCCGCGCGCAACTGTTGCGCCCGAAGTGGTTCGCGCGGTATCGCGGCGCCCACAACGGTCGCCAGCAAGAAGGGATAGAAAAGTCGGTGATTCATCTGACAACGTACGCGCGGAGTCGCTTCGCCGTTCATGAAAGTTTGGGGGGTGCGCCCAGAGCCTTCCAAGATCGCACATTGCCCCTCTCGACACGTAGTCGCCGTGCAATCGCACAGCGCAAACGCGTTGGGACAACCGCACATCGCGCGCGGATGGACGGCCGACGTTGGACGTGCACACCACCCCCTCATTAAGAAACTGCGACGACGTTCCGGTCGCCCCAAAGCCGCCGCCCCCGCCCCCGTCCTGACCTCACCCAATCGCGGTTCATCCCCCGCCATTGCCGGAATCGGCTC
This genomic interval carries:
- a CDS encoding TolC family protein; the encoded protein is MNHRLFYPFLLATVVGAAIPREPLRAQQLRADAAAERDTVRLSIVDAVTRALRESDEARIAGAQVEVADAQVTTARAAGLPQARLAASYSQVLRNARADAVNSLFRQNFNYNSNINVSQVLFQGGRIFAGARAASDVRGASRLTVAETQAQLSVDVQRAYLNGLLQRELEAIQQRNLDLANERIALVEKLLAAGRASRYDALRARVERTNLEPALLQSRNARELADIELRRILNIPAARPLSLTSEIDTAALRAVVQGIARDSSPDPTRPSERAAQLTVNARSEGVRVARADLLPTVSAFFQTGYLAFPAGNGFPTIWGRSSHAFCAPGAPASQSCQNNGWFADRNFGFNVSWPLFDGLRAKGAVDLAQAQEKIARLQLAQQREMVGVERARARAEYQRAEAAFDAQRENVSQADEAFRIANLRFERGLATQLEVSDAQFLLLTARTNAARATIDYYLAAAELARARGVDIPLPPTRPTTR